In one window of Gemmatimonadota bacterium DNA:
- a CDS encoding ATP-binding cassette domain-containing protein, giving the protein MGTILDVRNLKKHFPIRKGLWRRRRGDVRAVDGVDFQCGAGETLGLAGESGCGKTTLGRCVLKTIPPTDGDIFFGAERVNLSPLDRREMRPYLHRMQMVFQDPNSSLNPRMTVSDIVGEPLRVNGLARGTDLEDRVAGLLADVGLNAGDMRRYPHAFSGGQRQRIGIARALSLQPELIIADEPVSALDVSVQSQILNLLASLKDRMGLSYIFITHDLSVLQHISDRVAIMYLGRIVETGTAEQVYHHPLHPYTEALISAVPVADPVVQKKRTRIALTGDVPDPASPPKGCHFHPRCRHATDLCREVEPELKTYPGGVKAACHYSDTLSLQGI; this is encoded by the coding sequence ATGGGAACCATACTCGACGTCCGGAACCTGAAGAAGCATTTCCCGATCCGAAAAGGACTCTGGCGGCGCAGGCGGGGCGACGTCCGGGCGGTGGACGGCGTCGATTTCCAGTGCGGCGCCGGCGAGACCCTCGGCCTGGCGGGCGAGAGCGGCTGCGGCAAGACCACGCTGGGACGGTGCGTGCTGAAGACGATCCCGCCGACTGACGGCGATATCTTCTTCGGCGCGGAACGGGTGAACCTCAGTCCCCTGGACCGGCGCGAAATGCGTCCTTACCTGCACCGAATGCAGATGGTGTTCCAGGATCCGAACTCGTCCCTCAACCCCCGGATGACGGTGAGCGACATCGTGGGCGAACCGCTCCGGGTGAACGGGCTGGCCCGCGGGACCGATCTGGAGGACCGCGTGGCCGGCCTGCTGGCCGACGTGGGGCTGAACGCCGGAGACATGCGCCGCTATCCCCACGCCTTCAGCGGGGGGCAGCGCCAGCGCATCGGCATCGCCCGGGCCCTGTCCCTCCAGCCCGAGCTGATCATCGCGGACGAGCCCGTATCGGCCCTGGACGTATCCGTGCAGTCCCAGATCCTGAACCTGCTGGCCTCGCTCAAGGACCGCATGGGTTTGTCATACATCTTCATTACCCACGACCTGAGCGTGCTGCAGCACATCAGCGACCGTGTGGCGATCATGTACCTCGGCCGGATCGTGGAAACGGGTACGGCAGAACAGGTCTACCACCATCCGTTGCACCCCTACACGGAGGCGCTGATCTCCGCCGTTCCCGTGGCCGATCCCGTGGTACAGAAGAAACGGACGCGCATCGCCCTGACCGGCGACGTGCCCGATCCCGCGTCGCCGCCGAAAGGATGTCACTTTCATCCGAGGTGCCGGCATGCCACGGACCTGTGCCGGGAAGTGGAACCGGAACTCAAGACCTATCCCGGAGGCGTCAAGGCGGCGTGCCACTACAGTGACACGCTGTCCCTCCAGGGCATTTGA
- a CDS encoding ABC transporter permease produces MINYVIKRCLLAIPTLLAISMIGFVIIQLPEGDFLDRKIQELEEMYGDSSSIARIDELRERYGLDRPMWRQYVGWISGFVVGDFGESFEYEQEVNQLIWDRLAFTVLIALGALLFTYAVAIPIGIYSATHQYRLSDNVLSFISFIGMSMPGFLLALALLVFVFEIYRIPLFGLFSSEYEGAPWTWDKLVDFLKHLWIPVIVVGINGTAGLMRIMRGNLLDVLGQPFVQTARAKGLKESVVVIKHAARIAINPLITILGMSLPNILSGATIVAIVLGLPTVGPLLLRALVAEDIYLAGTLLMMFSLLLIIGNILADIALAWADPRIRYD; encoded by the coding sequence ATGATCAACTACGTTATCAAGCGCTGTCTCCTGGCCATCCCGACCCTCCTGGCCATCTCGATGATCGGCTTCGTCATCATCCAGCTGCCGGAGGGCGACTTCCTGGACCGCAAGATCCAGGAACTGGAGGAGATGTACGGAGACAGCAGTTCGATCGCGCGCATCGACGAGTTGCGCGAGCGTTACGGCCTGGACCGGCCCATGTGGCGGCAGTACGTGGGCTGGATCTCGGGGTTCGTCGTGGGGGATTTCGGCGAATCCTTCGAATACGAGCAGGAAGTCAACCAGCTGATCTGGGACCGGCTCGCATTCACCGTGCTCATCGCCCTGGGCGCCCTGCTGTTCACCTACGCCGTGGCCATCCCCATCGGCATCTACTCGGCCACCCACCAGTACCGCCTGTCCGATAACGTGCTGTCCTTCATCAGCTTCATCGGCATGTCCATGCCGGGATTCCTGCTGGCCCTCGCCCTACTGGTCTTCGTGTTCGAGATCTACAGGATTCCCCTGTTCGGACTCTTCTCGAGTGAGTATGAAGGCGCGCCCTGGACCTGGGACAAGCTCGTGGACTTCCTGAAGCACCTCTGGATCCCGGTCATCGTGGTGGGCATCAACGGCACGGCCGGCCTGATGCGCATCATGCGCGGCAACCTGCTGGACGTCCTCGGCCAGCCATTTGTCCAGACGGCCCGGGCTAAGGGCCTCAAGGAATCCGTCGTCGTCATCAAGCACGCGGCGCGCATCGCCATCAATCCACTGATCACGATCCTGGGCATGAGCCTGCCGAACATCCTCTCCGGGGCCACCATCGTGGCGATCGTCCTGGGCCTGCCGACCGTGGGACCGCTGCTGCTGCGGGCCCTGGTCGCCGAGGATATCTACCTTGCCGGCACCCTGCTGATGATGTTCAGCCTGCTCCTGATCATCGGCAACATCCTGGCCGACATCGCGCTGGCCTGGGCGGATCCGAGGATACGGTATGACTAA
- a CDS encoding ABC transporter substrate-binding protein — protein sequence MRKVEMNLLICLLLTALAGLPACTGGGSAPDPTVTGTAPDPTVAGTTPDPAVAAPEARSSLEAPELAARVAAGTLPPLHERIPANPLVARNDYEGYDGPGVYGGTWRKFHNNTDLGSWKMIAGYAPLIRWNRLTTGLEPGLAESWAFNEDGTELTLKLREGVRWSDGHPYTSASFRAWYDLCLDDRHRYPPPVWCLVDGKPMVVETPDDYTIVMKFAGPNWLVPLWLATGFWWSEEYNVPEHYMKQFHPDHNDEVDDFVLYEKRRLPQRNPDQPSLWPWTISRIEKGGFRVILERNPYYYVVDDDGRQLPYIDQVVTTLVPEAQIRVLRVLAGEVDCQFRDMELRDFSLFMEGRDKGEYRVKLWESASGADPAINLNWSDNDPVLRGLIRDQRFRKALAAAIDREKCNAVAFKGLAQPQAATVSEEGWHFLDPEGARLFDLWKATDADYDIPKANQLLDEMGLTRRDAEGYRLRPDGRRLSLVLDAPAAAHIAHENDVALIVAEGWRALGLEVIVYTPPGAELKLRRDLGEFTVHLHGEAEMDLFTYPDWVFPTMGKYWHPQVGKWYESGGERGEAPTGIMVELLDIYDRIKHERDEETRHRLVQDAVRIHIEHGPFHLGTVARTPKPVIVKNNFHNVPDSGILGPWAIAGPATSFPEQFYIE from the coding sequence ATGAGAAAAGTTGAGATGAACCTGCTGATCTGCCTGCTGCTGACGGCCCTCGCCGGGCTGCCGGCCTGTACCGGCGGCGGATCTGCACCGGACCCGACTGTTACAGGGACCGCACCGGACCCGACGGTTGCCGGGACCACACCGGACCCGGCGGTTGCCGCCCCAGAGGCCCGGTCGTCGCTGGAAGCACCCGAACTGGCCGCCCGGGTGGCGGCGGGCACCCTGCCGCCCCTCCACGAACGGATCCCGGCCAACCCGCTCGTGGCCAGAAACGATTATGAGGGGTACGACGGCCCGGGGGTCTACGGCGGGACCTGGCGCAAGTTCCACAACAACACCGATCTCGGCTCCTGGAAGATGATCGCCGGATATGCCCCGCTGATCCGGTGGAACCGGCTGACCACGGGCCTCGAGCCGGGTCTGGCGGAATCGTGGGCGTTCAACGAGGACGGCACCGAACTGACGCTCAAGCTGCGCGAGGGTGTCCGGTGGTCCGACGGCCATCCTTATACCTCGGCGTCCTTCCGCGCGTGGTACGACCTGTGCCTCGACGACCGCCACCGGTACCCGCCGCCCGTGTGGTGCCTCGTGGACGGAAAGCCCATGGTGGTCGAAACGCCGGACGACTACACCATCGTCATGAAGTTCGCGGGACCCAACTGGCTGGTGCCTCTGTGGCTGGCGACCGGGTTCTGGTGGAGCGAAGAGTACAACGTGCCGGAACATTACATGAAGCAGTTCCACCCGGACCACAACGACGAGGTGGACGATTTCGTCCTCTACGAGAAGCGCAGGCTGCCCCAGCGCAACCCGGACCAGCCTTCCCTCTGGCCGTGGACCATCTCCCGCATCGAAAAGGGCGGCTTCCGGGTGATCCTGGAGCGGAACCCGTACTACTACGTCGTGGACGACGACGGCCGGCAGCTCCCCTACATCGACCAGGTGGTCACGACCCTGGTCCCCGAAGCCCAGATCCGGGTCCTGCGGGTGCTGGCCGGCGAGGTGGACTGCCAGTTCCGCGATATGGAACTCCGGGACTTTTCCCTTTTCATGGAAGGACGAGATAAAGGGGAATACCGCGTCAAGTTATGGGAGAGCGCTTCCGGAGCGGATCCGGCGATCAACCTGAACTGGTCGGACAACGACCCGGTCCTCCGCGGCCTGATCCGCGACCAGCGTTTCCGCAAGGCGCTCGCGGCGGCCATCGACCGCGAGAAATGCAACGCCGTCGCCTTCAAGGGCCTCGCACAACCCCAGGCCGCCACCGTGAGCGAGGAAGGCTGGCATTTCCTGGATCCGGAGGGTGCGCGACTGTTCGACCTGTGGAAGGCCACCGACGCGGACTACGACATTCCGAAGGCGAACCAGCTGCTGGACGAGATGGGACTCACCCGCCGCGACGCCGAGGGATACCGGCTCCGTCCCGACGGCCGGCGGCTCAGCCTCGTGCTGGACGCGCCGGCCGCGGCCCACATCGCCCACGAAAACGACGTCGCCCTGATCGTGGCCGAGGGCTGGCGGGCACTGGGGCTGGAGGTCATCGTATACACGCCGCCCGGAGCCGAACTCAAGCTGCGCCGCGACCTCGGCGAGTTCACCGTCCATCTCCACGGCGAGGCGGAGATGGACCTTTTCACTTATCCCGACTGGGTATTCCCGACGATGGGGAAGTACTGGCATCCCCAGGTGGGCAAGTGGTACGAATCAGGCGGGGAAAGGGGCGAAGCGCCGACGGGTATCATGGTCGAGCTGCTCGACATCTACGACCGGATCAAGCACGAGCGGGACGAGGAAACCCGGCACCGCCTGGTGCAGGACGCCGTGCGGATCCATATCGAGCACGGGCCCTTCCATCTGGGCACCGTGGCCCGCACACCCAAGCCCGTCATCGTGAAGAACAACTTCCATAACGTACCCGACAGCGGCATTCTCGGCCCCTGGGCGATCGCCGGTCCGGCGACGAGTTTTCCCGAGCAGTTCTATATCGAATGA
- a CDS encoding ABC transporter permease encodes MTNQDSGYLSYRTLIWRRFRKNRMGIAAAAVLALFYFAALFAGHFSPYDHNEIRIQVRYLPPQDLHFDWSGGFYVNGLTSTQNPVTLELEYATDPSLRYPVRFLSRDGGGDFRLIHSEGPMYLLGTDRMGRDLLSRMIHGARVSLTVGIIGVFLSLILGSVLGTLSGYFGGWIDHALQRVVEILASFPPIPLWMALGAALPAGWTSIETYLGITIILSIISWGGLAREVRGKVLVFREQDYTTAARSAGAGHWYIISRHLMPGCYSHIIVVATLAIPGMILGETALSFLGLGIRPPMTSWGVLLEEAQRVTVLLNHPWLLFPAAPVLVVVIAFNFLGDALRDAADPYS; translated from the coding sequence ATGACTAACCAGGATTCGGGTTATCTCAGCTACCGGACGTTGATCTGGCGCAGGTTCCGGAAGAACCGGATGGGCATCGCGGCGGCGGCGGTCCTGGCGCTGTTCTACTTCGCGGCCCTGTTCGCCGGCCATTTTTCCCCCTACGACCACAACGAAATCCGGATCCAGGTCCGGTACCTGCCGCCCCAGGATCTGCATTTCGACTGGTCCGGCGGATTCTACGTAAACGGCCTGACTTCCACCCAGAACCCCGTGACGCTGGAACTGGAGTACGCGACGGACCCGTCCCTGCGGTACCCGGTCCGGTTCCTGTCACGGGACGGCGGCGGAGACTTCAGGCTGATCCATTCCGAGGGCCCCATGTACCTCCTCGGCACGGACCGCATGGGCCGCGACCTGCTCTCCCGCATGATCCACGGCGCCCGCGTATCGCTTACCGTGGGGATCATCGGCGTGTTCCTCAGCCTGATCCTCGGTTCCGTCCTCGGCACGCTGTCCGGCTACTTCGGCGGCTGGATCGACCACGCCCTACAGCGCGTCGTCGAGATCCTGGCCTCCTTTCCGCCGATCCCCCTCTGGATGGCCCTGGGAGCGGCGCTCCCGGCCGGATGGACGAGCATCGAGACCTACCTGGGCATCACGATCATTCTGTCCATCATCAGCTGGGGCGGCCTGGCCCGCGAAGTCCGGGGCAAGGTCCTCGTGTTCCGGGAACAGGACTACACCACGGCGGCGCGGTCGGCGGGCGCGGGACACTGGTACATCATCTCCCGCCACCTGATGCCTGGATGCTACAGCCATATCATCGTGGTGGCCACGCTGGCCATCCCGGGGATGATCCTGGGCGAAACGGCCCTGAGCTTCCTGGGCCTCGGCATCCGGCCGCCCATGACCAGCTGGGGCGTGCTGCTCGAAGAGGCGCAGCGCGTGACGGTGCTGCTGAACCACCCCTGGCTGCTCTTCCCCGCCGCGCCGGTACTGGTCGTCGTCATCGCCTTCAACTTCCTGGGAGACGCGTTGCGCGACGCCGCGGATCCTTATTCGTGA